From Sulfuracidifex tepidarius, one genomic window encodes:
- a CDS encoding MFS transporter yields MIKASFAQFLGYLLDAYDFTLITILSTFFAKLFFPPGMTFINVILSYGFTVAFRPLGGIILGDIGDKLGRRTGLVLSMLFISLFIVGTSFIPPFKVIGMASMVLFVLIRIGIGVFTGGEYANGYVFVEEWSKEKGIAGAFVQSGFGFGSLMATLLIVIFSSIHGFYTYTWKYLFYIGGSLAVIAMWIRLGIGETPTFKRIQSDGRQVGGILTAMRQRVILRLLFWFLGMMALALSFFQFVPLILGPEGRIYYVLAMMFTLPSLLVLGKFHSKKLLSMWGVAVAVSSIPLFYAMSSFYAVAIAVGIITQAPWGAMPSLVTSYFKPCIRSTSVGLSVSLGMALSIWYTLAVSLSHMPLWLSSSVFLTVGGLLMTISSLLL; encoded by the coding sequence ATGATAAAAGCCTCTTTCGCTCAGTTCCTCGGTTACTTACTTGATGCGTACGATTTTACCCTTATCACAATACTCTCTACATTTTTCGCTAAGCTTTTCTTCCCTCCTGGAATGACTTTCATCAACGTCATCCTTTCCTACGGTTTTACGGTGGCATTTAGACCTTTAGGTGGGATAATCTTAGGTGATATAGGAGATAAGTTAGGGAGGAGGACCGGTCTGGTTTTATCTATGTTATTCATATCGCTCTTCATAGTTGGAACTTCTTTCATTCCTCCATTTAAGGTAATAGGCATGGCTTCAATGGTTCTCTTTGTACTGATTAGAATAGGTATTGGGGTCTTCACTGGAGGGGAGTACGCCAACGGTTACGTGTTCGTGGAGGAATGGAGTAAGGAAAAGGGAATAGCTGGAGCTTTCGTCCAAAGCGGTTTCGGCTTCGGCTCACTAATGGCCACGTTACTGATCGTAATATTCTCTTCTATTCATGGATTTTATACTTATACATGGAAATATTTATTCTACATTGGGGGTTCTCTCGCTGTTATTGCTATGTGGATAAGGTTAGGGATAGGTGAAACTCCTACCTTTAAGAGGATTCAAAGCGATGGGAGACAAGTGGGGGGTATACTCACGGCTATGAGGCAGAGGGTTATTTTGAGACTGCTTTTCTGGTTTTTAGGGATGATGGCTCTAGCCTTATCTTTTTTCCAATTCGTCCCCTTGATCCTAGGACCTGAGGGGAGAATATATTACGTGCTAGCAATGATGTTTACTCTTCCCTCACTTCTGGTCCTGGGTAAATTTCATAGCAAGAAATTGTTATCAATGTGGGGTGTAGCGGTAGCTGTTTCTTCAATTCCGCTTTTCTATGCGATGTCGAGCTTTTACGCGGTAGCTATTGCAGTAGGAATAATAACACAAGCACCTTGGGGTGCAATGCCTTCGCTGGTGACAAGTTATTTCAAGCCTTGTATAAGGTCCACGTCAGTGGGACTTTCAGTGTCCCTTGGTATGGCGCTGAGTATATGGTACACGCTGGCGGTCTCACTCTCACATATGCCCCTATGGCTATCATCTTCTGTATTCCTCACTGTAGGCGGTTTACTTATGACGATATCTTCATTGTTGCTGTAG
- a CDS encoding lipoate--protein ligase: MWLVQLPEADSYHMVYATKLIAMLTGKLNENVFALMTPTRVPFISVGYHQETPRVVDLELAKRDGIEVIRRDTGGGTVIITGNQQGYRIGIKDKAPGKIEKIYSIYLSPVIDTLREYGNPQLRGQDLLLNGKKISGNGSVTYDNITCITGSIIIKNDITVLSKYLKISSEKFRDKIAKSMEEWVTGLSEEIGREVKPVEIREKLTKVLVEKYNAKVYDLKEEDLSYWDEVSEPEPDSQNYLSHVDRCFKVTSKVFLCNEEKKFRKLVSVTVRIVDGRIDDAIISGDYFVNPRNAINVLEEALKGKTMDEVRWVINEFLRGEIFGFTKEELISVFDDINKKYLQQQ, from the coding sequence ATGTGGCTGGTGCAATTACCTGAGGCAGATTCTTACCACATGGTGTATGCGACCAAGCTTATAGCTATGCTAACAGGGAAACTGAACGAAAACGTCTTCGCACTGATGACTCCTACTAGGGTTCCGTTCATAAGTGTAGGATATCATCAAGAGACGCCTAGAGTAGTTGATCTAGAGCTCGCAAAGAGAGATGGCATTGAAGTCATAAGAAGGGACACCGGAGGAGGTACTGTAATCATTACGGGAAATCAACAAGGGTACAGGATAGGTATAAAGGACAAAGCACCAGGCAAGATAGAGAAAATTTATTCAATTTATCTTTCTCCAGTAATTGATACATTGAGAGAGTACGGTAATCCTCAGCTTAGGGGTCAGGACTTGCTATTGAACGGCAAGAAAATAAGTGGAAATGGCTCCGTAACTTACGATAACATCACATGCATTACAGGTAGCATAATAATAAAGAATGACATTACCGTGTTATCAAAGTATCTTAAGATTTCATCGGAGAAATTTAGGGACAAAATAGCTAAAAGCATGGAGGAATGGGTCACCGGTCTGTCCGAGGAAATAGGAAGGGAAGTTAAACCCGTTGAAATCCGTGAGAAGTTAACGAAGGTACTCGTAGAGAAATATAACGCGAAGGTATACGACTTAAAAGAGGAGGACTTGAGCTATTGGGACGAAGTTTCTGAACCAGAACCAGATTCTCAAAACTACCTATCTCATGTTGACAGGTGTTTCAAAGTTACGTCGAAGGTGTTCCTCTGTAACGAGGAGAAGAAGTTCAGGAAGTTGGTGAGCGTAACGGTCAGAATTGTGGATGGGAGGATAGACGACGCTATAATTTCTGGGGACTACTTTGTCAACCCAAGGAACGCGATCAACGTGTTAGAAGAGGCACTAAAGGGCAAGACCATGGACGAAGTCAGGTGGGTCATAAACGAGTTTTTAAGGGGGGAAATATTTGGTTTCACTAAAGAAGAACTAATCTCGGTTTTTGATGACATAAATAAGAAATATCTACAGCAACAATGA
- a CDS encoding alcohol dehydrogenase catalytic domain-containing protein yields the protein MKALVFQKSGIENLRYTYYDDPQLGKHEVLVKVRMAGVDPVDLMTVNSLKVKPIPHIPGTEFAGEVEKVGDQVRDFTPGDKVTVYGKIYDGTCDMCMAGYETVCRNGGRVGIDTNGGYAEYVAIDEKYVHKLPEGYGWELASSLSISALTAYHALKEAALKPGQTLVVFGASGNTGMFLVQLGKKFGAKVIAVTTKSWLGEMGADLSVSYDEVEEKVGEFTHGRMGDVVVNSLGKAFWEKGMKVVGVRGKVVTFGTLLGSEATVNLYQLYSKHVSIMGVNRGNRSDFVELLDLCKDCKVKVWKKFPLEEGVSALRSIGSGERDGRVMIEVE from the coding sequence ATGAAGGCACTCGTCTTTCAGAAGAGCGGTATTGAGAACTTAAGGTACACTTACTACGACGACCCTCAACTGGGGAAACACGAGGTTCTAGTGAAGGTGAGGATGGCCGGAGTAGACCCAGTAGACCTCATGACCGTGAACAGCCTGAAGGTTAAACCCATCCCCCATATACCTGGGACTGAGTTCGCCGGCGAGGTGGAAAAGGTAGGTGATCAGGTAAGGGACTTCACTCCTGGAGACAAGGTCACGGTGTACGGTAAGATCTATGACGGGACGTGTGACATGTGTATGGCGGGGTACGAGACTGTGTGTAGGAACGGAGGGAGGGTGGGAATAGACACCAACGGGGGTTACGCTGAGTACGTCGCAATAGACGAGAAGTACGTGCACAAGCTACCCGAAGGTTACGGGTGGGAACTAGCCTCCTCTCTCTCCATATCAGCCCTCACCGCGTACCACGCCTTGAAGGAGGCTGCGCTGAAGCCCGGGCAGACGCTGGTAGTCTTCGGAGCTTCGGGGAACACAGGGATGTTCCTCGTACAGCTTGGAAAGAAGTTCGGGGCAAAGGTAATAGCTGTGACCACCAAAAGTTGGCTCGGAGAGATGGGGGCAGACCTATCCGTGAGCTACGACGAGGTAGAAGAGAAAGTGGGTGAGTTCACCCACGGGAGGATGGGAGACGTGGTCGTGAACTCCTTGGGGAAGGCGTTCTGGGAGAAGGGTATGAAGGTGGTTGGTGTAAGGGGTAAAGTGGTCACCTTCGGGACGCTCTTGGGTAGCGAAGCAACGGTGAACTTGTACCAGCTCTATTCGAAGCACGTGAGCATTATGGGCGTCAATAGGGGGAACAGGTCGGACTTCGTGGAGCTCTTGGACTTGTGCAAGGACTGCAAGGTGAAGGTCTGGAAGAAGTTTCCTCTGGAGGAAGGAGTGTCTGCATTGAGGTCCATTGGCTCAGGGGAGAGGGACGGGAGGGTTATGATAGAGGTGGAGTGA
- a CDS encoding metallophosphoesterase family protein, producing MKIKEVIEEGKVLVISDLHYPYCDVEEVRGVVRRESPSLVVMLGDAVEDSRGFDTLKSSLGKVVHVNGDEDVIEGDVDVLSVSSRGRKFTLLHGHQLMNEDGEKLLAKFLMKVNSKIPPLLFCLGFRVKMDGFLVLGHSHALVTFPSLQCMNAGTMSRKKNLYNDRGYVVIEKGEARAVRL from the coding sequence GTGAAAATCAAGGAAGTGATTGAGGAAGGTAAAGTCCTCGTGATCTCAGACCTTCATTACCCTTACTGTGACGTCGAAGAGGTGAGGGGAGTGGTGAGGAGAGAGTCGCCCTCACTGGTGGTGATGTTAGGAGACGCTGTAGAGGACTCCAGGGGTTTCGATACCCTCAAGTCCTCCCTAGGGAAGGTTGTACATGTGAACGGGGACGAGGACGTAATCGAGGGGGATGTCGACGTCCTCTCAGTGTCGAGTAGGGGGAGGAAATTCACCCTCCTCCACGGGCATCAACTCATGAACGAGGACGGCGAGAAATTGCTAGCTAAGTTTCTCATGAAGGTGAACAGTAAAATACCTCCTCTCCTGTTCTGCCTCGGTTTCAGGGTCAAGATGGACGGTTTCCTGGTGCTGGGGCACTCCCACGCCCTCGTCACTTTCCCGTCGTTACAGTGCATGAACGCCGGCACTATGTCTAGGAAGAAGAACCTTTACAACGACAGGGGTTACGTGGTCATAGAGAAGGGTGAAGCGAGAGCTGTGAGGTTATAA
- a CDS encoding MFS transporter — MNNGEKDFESSGLRDMSRYWWYAWFTASMGQFVDAYDTLIIGAALLYLVPLMHLNDVQTGLLASSAFVGVAVGAPLFGRIADKVGRRFLYMFDLIFLVVFGFLSGTVNNFTELFITRLLVGIGVGGDYALSPIMISEYSPAKKRGFALASMNSFWGIGSIVGFLTAYGIAVTLHGAMAWRVMLASEAVWGLVVIGMRSRILESPRWAILKGEMGDEGRKKEGEEVVSKLAGGKAEISAGKAGKPTVMDLFSGKMWLVTLFVWVWWPVFDVAAYGSNLYTPYITQGLGLTSKADAFLASALYWVIAMFGYYTAAYLYDKGRKRMVVLGSLLMGVDMFAGLGVYEVLGYFPFPAVMALFSTYYYFMNFGPGPYTMTLAELWPTRVRGTAMGLAATFSRIGAAASTFVLPSVIHDIGFMGAFLLLGVAITFVGIWSLFLMPETAGLTQDQLEEILPGERKEGNKRWNLRS; from the coding sequence ATGAACAATGGAGAGAAAGACTTCGAGTCTTCTGGACTAAGGGACATGTCCAGATACTGGTGGTATGCATGGTTTACGGCGTCCATGGGACAGTTCGTGGATGCATACGATACCCTCATCATCGGGGCGGCTCTCCTCTACTTAGTCCCGCTGATGCACCTCAACGACGTACAGACGGGACTCCTAGCTTCGTCAGCTTTCGTGGGAGTAGCGGTGGGCGCACCCCTCTTCGGTAGGATAGCTGACAAGGTAGGGAGGAGGTTCCTATACATGTTCGACTTGATCTTCCTAGTGGTATTTGGGTTCCTCTCAGGCACTGTGAACAATTTCACGGAGCTTTTCATCACCAGACTCCTCGTGGGGATAGGCGTGGGCGGGGACTACGCTCTCAGCCCCATCATGATATCGGAGTATTCGCCGGCTAAGAAGCGTGGTTTCGCTTTAGCGTCAATGAACAGCTTCTGGGGTATAGGCTCCATCGTAGGTTTCCTCACAGCTTACGGCATAGCGGTGACCCTTCACGGTGCCATGGCTTGGAGGGTAATGTTGGCATCGGAGGCCGTGTGGGGACTTGTGGTGATAGGGATGAGGTCTAGGATACTCGAGTCCCCGAGGTGGGCTATCCTTAAGGGGGAGATGGGGGACGAGGGAAGAAAGAAGGAAGGCGAGGAAGTGGTGAGCAAGCTCGCCGGAGGGAAGGCTGAAATCTCAGCGGGAAAGGCAGGAAAGCCCACGGTTATGGATCTCTTCTCGGGAAAGATGTGGCTAGTGACGCTCTTCGTTTGGGTCTGGTGGCCCGTGTTTGACGTTGCTGCCTACGGGTCTAACTTGTATACCCCTTACATAACTCAGGGGTTGGGGCTGACCTCTAAGGCTGACGCTTTCCTCGCCTCAGCACTGTACTGGGTTATAGCTATGTTCGGGTACTACACTGCAGCGTACCTCTACGACAAGGGCAGGAAAAGGATGGTGGTGCTTGGCTCCCTACTCATGGGTGTTGACATGTTCGCTGGACTCGGGGTATACGAGGTGTTGGGTTACTTCCCGTTCCCGGCAGTGATGGCGTTGTTCTCCACTTATTACTATTTCATGAACTTCGGGCCCGGTCCTTACACTATGACGCTTGCTGAGTTGTGGCCCACCAGAGTGAGGGGTACTGCAATGGGACTCGCAGCCACTTTCTCAAGGATAGGGGCAGCTGCGTCTACCTTCGTGTTACCCTCCGTGATCCACGATATAGGCTTCATGGGTGCATTCCTGCTCCTCGGCGTTGCCATAACCTTCGTGGGGATATGGTCGTTGTTCCTCATGCCTGAGACCGCCGGGCTCACACAAGACCAGCTCGAGGAGATCCTTCCCGGGGAGAGGAAAGAAGGGAACAAGCGGTGGAACCTCAGAAGTTAG
- a CDS encoding molybdopterin-dependent oxidoreductase, with product MSRNPLEGIVPDIVRRIDEGRKKGMKVVVVDPRRSAIAERYADRWIPVKPGSDSAFLLSLIYYMIKKGTYDEEFLMKCSNAPLMIYDDMSSTGVYAPSLLYEGEVNGRRARTAFLYLMKEGEKVYPRVGDICGVKEDDIKYVAEGLWENRPASVIDDGWHTSFSTDSTYAWMSALIVNAVLGNLDRRGGLVFSKKANVSLVERKMEGRIDRVRYPLSYASFQEVYRSILTGSPYPVRALMVVGTNLDGRDPNSEMVRKALSQVEFMVVVDVMPSDVTEYADVVLAESTYLERDELPLPVGWTLESWVDVHQKALEPLYDTKPLWWIILELDHRLGLSNDTYDTLDNLR from the coding sequence GTGAGTAGGAACCCGTTGGAGGGGATAGTCCCCGACATAGTCAGGAGGATAGACGAGGGGAGGAAGAAGGGCATGAAGGTGGTTGTGGTAGACCCGAGGAGGTCAGCTATAGCTGAGAGGTACGCTGACAGATGGATACCTGTGAAGCCCGGGTCGGACTCTGCTTTCCTCCTCTCCCTAATATATTACATGATAAAGAAAGGTACGTATGACGAAGAGTTCCTCATGAAGTGCAGCAACGCCCCGCTCATGATTTACGATGACATGTCTTCAACAGGGGTATACGCTCCTTCCCTCCTATACGAGGGTGAGGTGAACGGAAGGAGGGCGAGGACGGCTTTTCTCTACCTCATGAAGGAAGGTGAGAAAGTTTACCCAAGAGTGGGGGACATCTGTGGCGTCAAGGAAGACGACATCAAATACGTAGCGGAGGGACTCTGGGAGAACCGTCCAGCGTCAGTGATAGACGACGGGTGGCACACCTCATTCTCCACGGACTCCACTTACGCATGGATGTCCGCACTAATAGTGAACGCAGTGTTAGGTAACTTGGACAGGAGAGGGGGGCTTGTGTTCTCAAAGAAAGCTAATGTGTCGCTCGTTGAAAGGAAGATGGAAGGTAGAATAGACAGAGTGAGGTACCCACTCTCTTACGCTTCCTTCCAGGAGGTCTACAGGAGCATATTGACGGGCTCGCCTTACCCGGTGAGGGCTCTCATGGTGGTTGGGACAAACTTGGACGGGAGAGACCCGAACTCCGAGATGGTGAGGAAGGCTCTATCTCAGGTGGAGTTCATGGTAGTTGTGGACGTCATGCCTTCTGACGTGACAGAGTACGCCGACGTAGTCCTTGCAGAGTCTACATACTTAGAAAGGGACGAACTGCCTTTACCGGTGGGATGGACTCTCGAGTCTTGGGTAGACGTGCACCAGAAGGCGTTGGAACCTCTCTACGACACCAAACCCCTGTGGTGGATAATCCTGGAGTTGGATCACAGACTAGGACTGTCAAACGACACTTACGATACTCTGGATAATTTAAGGTAA
- a CDS encoding DUF973 family protein, which yields MGSISGGVASFSLYSTVPMSISSATIQGTQYYAPSTSISPASLVPGNNNVLINFGSVSLSPGVQYQILLTISNGSQIPVKVLAR from the coding sequence ATTGGATCAATATCTGGAGGGGTAGCGAGCTTCTCACTTTACTCTACCGTTCCGATGTCTATATCCTCAGCAACCATACAAGGAACACAGTATTATGCCCCTTCAACTTCAATTTCTCCTGCTTCACTTGTGCCTGGGAACAACAACGTTTTGATTAACTTCGGATCCGTATCACTTTCCCCCGGTGTTCAGTATCAGATACTGCTCACTATTTCAAACGGTAGTCAAATTCCAGTGAAAGTATTGGCGAGGTAA
- a CDS encoding DUF973 family protein yields MKVGSLLEIIAALLLFISVLALDFSILASISAGLSGVIAGGISILVIVAIGIVLDFLGVMRMRSGFNTLPSQGVKTSTGSAGALLILISPLLLLVGVAIIAVGVLQASSGLAVGGGSLITIADLIYFIGAILLAIGFYSVGSYFQNTLVEVGGILSIFLGFTRFILIFIGPGGIKNSISMGGYPYPSYPGTPQYQPQSPAYGQTTYGKPVSSSQAY; encoded by the coding sequence ATTAAGGTCGGGAGCCTCTTGGAGATAATAGCTGCTCTGTTACTCTTTATATCAGTCCTAGCGCTTGATTTCAGTATCTTAGCTTCCATATCAGCTGGATTAAGCGGAGTGATAGCAGGCGGGATATCGATATTAGTTATAGTAGCAATAGGAATAGTCCTAGACTTCTTAGGGGTAATGAGAATGAGGAGCGGGTTCAATACGCTTCCGTCTCAGGGAGTTAAGACGAGTACTGGATCCGCGGGTGCCTTGCTAATATTGATTTCTCCCTTATTACTGCTAGTAGGAGTTGCCATAATCGCAGTAGGTGTATTACAGGCTTCAAGTGGGCTAGCGGTTGGAGGAGGATCTCTGATAACGATTGCTGACTTAATCTATTTCATTGGTGCGATACTGTTGGCTATAGGTTTCTATTCTGTTGGGAGTTACTTCCAGAATACATTAGTAGAAGTAGGCGGGATTCTAAGCATATTCCTGGGTTTCACACGTTTCATTCTTATATTCATCGGACCTGGAGGAATAAAGAACTCGATCTCCATGGGAGGGTATCCTTACCCATCATATCCCGGAACTCCACAATATCAGCCTCAGAGTCCTGCTTACGGGCAGACAACTTACGGAAAACCGGTATCGTCATCTCAAGCTTACTAG
- a CDS encoding zinc ribbon domain-containing protein gives MKVCPKCGYANPEDSSFCMRCGSPLFNQPQLPPSQYPTNAQPSPYPYPPPRGGKFPLKAILASVLAVIVIVLVLVVVLPAFNGHGDPVSMAQSYYGGSWKEDLQASGTAVELNSGFYSVTFANGTKTTMTYSQLTQYFASTLNEYRSYISSFGSGSGYFVPTFSSFSYDAHPQKVYFTILNGTVDGQNTSIVMVGVYYNSTPNSISGDYNQLKEQISSCTRPLPVSTSTDGVSLAFGQNGNSYYFFFSLSNLANAGVQDVDYSSVGVYASFSQNQGIAVIFLGVSPSLSQAQGFSNVVQSNI, from the coding sequence ATGAAGGTTTGTCCTAAGTGTGGATACGCTAATCCTGAAGATTCCAGTTTCTGTATGAGATGTGGCTCTCCGCTTTTTAACCAGCCACAGTTACCTCCTTCACAGTACCCCACGAATGCTCAGCCTTCACCTTATCCATATCCTCCTCCACGTGGTGGTAAGTTTCCCCTTAAGGCAATACTTGCCTCCGTACTTGCTGTGATAGTGATCGTATTGGTGTTAGTGGTTGTATTGCCAGCCTTTAACGGACATGGAGATCCTGTCTCCATGGCACAGAGCTACTATGGTGGATCCTGGAAGGAGGACTTGCAGGCATCAGGTACAGCCGTAGAACTTAACTCAGGTTTTTACTCAGTGACCTTCGCCAACGGGACTAAGACCACTATGACGTATTCACAGTTAACCCAATATTTCGCGAGTACGTTAAACGAGTATAGATCTTACATCTCCTCTTTCGGTTCTGGTAGCGGGTATTTTGTCCCTACTTTTTCTTCTTTCAGTTATGACGCCCACCCTCAAAAGGTTTACTTTACTATACTAAATGGTACCGTAGACGGACAAAACACTTCGATAGTTATGGTAGGAGTCTACTATAATTCTACTCCGAATTCAATTTCTGGTGATTATAATCAACTCAAAGAACAAATATCAAGTTGTACAAGGCCTCTACCAGTTAGTACGTCTACGGACGGAGTGTCACTAGCGTTTGGTCAGAACGGTAATTCTTACTATTTCTTCTTTTCTCTATCAAATCTTGCGAATGCTGGGGTACAAGACGTCGACTATAGCTCTGTAGGAGTTTATGCCTCATTTTCTCAGAATCAAGGTATTGCCGTAATATTCCTTGGAGTATCGCCATCCCTCTCTCAAGCACAGGGGTTCTCTAACGTAGTTCAGTCCAACATCTAG
- a CDS encoding zinc ribbon domain-containing protein, with protein MVVYCVRCGHPNPDDSKYCISCGNEIQNSSQSYQSRPDNGTSAQAQISSASGLLPEKFANEKVLVIMPIVANSDWEPRSVVLTDKHVIQGKPFEKLNVRGVNTVVIETALSLIGATLAGSLGMGIGGAIAKKMMESKFLEKTKGTKKETLLIVPNQPLPLTVDLLPKRAHEIEYDKMKKVRIKNKSKDGYVYVSFEKSFSIIHANIPCVTPEDVVNVLNITPLKDKIEISRL; from the coding sequence ATGGTAGTATATTGTGTCAGATGTGGGCATCCAAATCCAGACGATAGTAAGTATTGTATAAGTTGTGGAAATGAAATACAAAATTCTTCACAAAGTTATCAATCTAGACCTGATAACGGTACGAGCGCGCAAGCTCAGATCTCTTCGGCTTCAGGCCTCCTCCCCGAGAAGTTCGCTAATGAAAAGGTCTTAGTGATAATGCCAATCGTGGCTAACTCTGACTGGGAACCTAGATCGGTAGTGCTGACGGACAAGCACGTGATACAGGGAAAACCGTTTGAGAAGCTTAACGTGAGAGGCGTTAATACAGTTGTCATTGAAACGGCTTTAAGCCTGATAGGAGCAACTCTAGCCGGGAGCCTCGGTATGGGGATAGGAGGAGCGATAGCCAAGAAAATGATGGAGAGTAAATTCTTAGAGAAGACTAAGGGGACTAAGAAGGAGACTCTGTTGATAGTACCCAACCAGCCTTTGCCTCTCACAGTGGATCTCCTGCCTAAAAGGGCACATGAAATTGAGTATGACAAAATGAAGAAAGTTCGTATCAAGAACAAATCAAAGGACGGCTATGTTTATGTTTCGTTCGAGAAAAGCTTCTCCATTATACATGCAAATATCCCGTGTGTCACACCTGAGGATGTAGTCAATGTTCTTAATATTACTCCCCTAAAGGATAAAATAGAGATCTCGCGATTATAA
- a CDS encoding APC family permease, whose translation MVGLRKTLNRWELTYLSLGGIIGSGWLFAPLAAAAYAGPASVVAWILGGVMMMVIALSYAEISSSMPMSGGIVRYPHVTHGKIVGFVMSWIYLISAISTVAIEAVATTTYLSHYFPSLYSGGLTPLGIVLTYVLLAIFFLVNYAGVKFLGRVSHGLGWWKLLIPTLTSVLLLFEFNQGNFSTFIPKEVAGPQGLNAILFAIPSSGIIFSYLGFRQAIEYGGEGRNPQRDIPFALISSLMVSMGIFSLLQLAFIGALNWNVAGLPVGDWGGLLSSPMSDSPIISAFYEGSILTYIWVSLLTFDAIFSPAGTGIIYTGTTTRTFYASSLNGYIPENFSRVNSKGIPTLALIATVISSAIFLLPIPSWYSIVDVSTSATVLTYVMGGIDLQVFREKLPEMRRPFSLKPWKLIAPLSTVMAGLLIYWSGFSILFYIGVAMFSGMIAFSLFPRSIWLASIPLTGTLLGAYYLTVTGYQMLYFGVYLLFLVAIALTSVRFSKFEKEEKRASYWLIFMMVTILLMSYFGPFGVLQVMVFPYDVILVSLVMLAVHFVATRSSLRDVHVFRGELEQGTQEMT comes from the coding sequence ATGGTCGGTCTTAGAAAAACTTTGAACCGTTGGGAGCTAACTTACCTTTCGCTTGGAGGGATAATAGGGTCAGGGTGGCTCTTCGCACCACTCGCTGCTGCAGCATACGCTGGCCCTGCGTCGGTAGTAGCGTGGATACTGGGAGGTGTAATGATGATGGTGATAGCGCTCTCCTATGCCGAGATTTCCTCTTCAATGCCCATGTCTGGAGGTATAGTGAGGTATCCCCACGTCACTCACGGAAAGATCGTGGGCTTTGTTATGTCTTGGATTTACTTGATTTCTGCCATATCAACAGTAGCGATAGAGGCGGTAGCTACGACCACATACCTCTCCCATTACTTTCCGTCACTTTACAGTGGAGGGCTCACCCCCTTAGGTATAGTCTTGACCTATGTATTGCTAGCAATTTTCTTCCTGGTGAATTATGCCGGTGTGAAGTTCCTAGGTAGAGTAAGCCATGGTCTAGGGTGGTGGAAGTTGCTAATACCCACGCTGACCTCGGTTCTCCTGTTGTTCGAATTTAACCAAGGCAACTTCTCCACGTTCATCCCTAAGGAGGTAGCAGGTCCCCAAGGATTAAACGCGATCCTCTTTGCTATACCATCCTCAGGGATAATCTTCTCTTATCTAGGTTTCAGACAAGCCATAGAGTACGGAGGCGAGGGGAGGAACCCTCAGAGGGACATACCGTTCGCGCTTATCTCTTCCCTCATGGTGTCTATGGGGATTTTCTCCCTTCTCCAGTTAGCCTTCATAGGGGCACTGAACTGGAACGTTGCCGGTCTGCCCGTAGGAGATTGGGGAGGATTGCTTAGTTCGCCCATGAGCGATTCACCCATCATTTCAGCGTTCTATGAGGGATCTATCTTGACTTACATATGGGTCTCCTTGCTAACCTTCGACGCGATTTTCTCCCCCGCTGGGACAGGAATCATTTATACTGGCACTACCACAAGAACGTTCTATGCGTCATCACTTAATGGATACATCCCCGAAAATTTCTCACGGGTAAACAGCAAGGGGATCCCAACTTTGGCCCTGATAGCTACAGTTATCTCGTCAGCTATCTTCCTCCTTCCTATACCTTCTTGGTACTCCATAGTTGACGTGTCTACATCTGCCACAGTCCTCACTTATGTTATGGGTGGAATAGACCTACAAGTGTTCAGGGAGAAATTACCAGAGATGAGAAGACCTTTTTCCCTCAAGCCGTGGAAACTGATTGCTCCTCTTTCTACTGTGATGGCGGGACTCTTGATATATTGGTCAGGGTTCTCCATTCTGTTTTATATAGGTGTTGCCATGTTCTCAGGTATGATAGCTTTCTCCCTTTTTCCAAGGTCAATCTGGTTAGCTTCCATACCCTTGACTGGGACTCTGCTTGGTGCTTACTACTTGACCGTCACAGGGTATCAGATGCTCTACTTTGGAGTTTACCTCCTGTTCCTGGTGGCCATTGCTTTGACCTCAGTGAGGTTTTCAAAGTTCGAGAAAGAGGAGAAGAGGGCTAGCTACTGGCTTATCTTCATGATGGTAACTATCCTGTTAATGTCGTACTTTGGGCCTTTTGGGGTTTTACAAGTGATGGTCTTTCCTTATGACGTGATCCTAGTTTCGCTGGTCATGTTAGCAGTTCATTTCGTCGCAACAAGGTCGTCTCTGAGGGATGTTCATGTATTCAGAGGAGAGTTAGAACAAGGCACGCAAGAGATGACATAA